A region of Flocculibacter collagenilyticus DNA encodes the following proteins:
- a CDS encoding hydrolase 1, exosortase A system-associated produces the protein MTELAISIPLEEKQLMGILHQADEQSDTAMVLVVGGPQYRVGSHRQFVQLARYLYQHQINVLRFDYSGMGDSQGDKKEFDNVCDDIKAAIDSLQQQLPHVKKIILWGLCDAASAIQIYASQDDRVIAQVLLNPWLKSTTAQGKTMVKHYYLQRLMSKAFWKKLMTGGVNIKGGISEASSHVSQSMKTEQAAQGSYQDRMLKGAKAFKGNTCLILSGNDLTAKEFEQNASMNKEWQQYLAASCQIFRIADADHTFSTRQYKSEVEQITLDFIKQLA, from the coding sequence ATGACTGAGTTAGCCATAAGTATTCCGTTAGAAGAAAAGCAATTGATGGGTATTTTGCATCAAGCTGACGAACAGTCAGATACCGCGATGGTGCTAGTGGTGGGTGGTCCTCAATATCGTGTGGGTAGTCATCGTCAGTTTGTGCAATTGGCGCGCTATTTATATCAACATCAGATAAACGTATTGCGTTTTGACTATAGTGGCATGGGCGATAGCCAAGGTGATAAGAAAGAATTTGATAATGTATGCGATGACATTAAAGCAGCAATAGATAGTTTGCAGCAGCAATTACCACACGTGAAGAAAATTATTCTTTGGGGTTTATGTGATGCGGCATCAGCGATTCAGATTTATGCGAGTCAAGATGACCGCGTGATTGCACAAGTGTTATTAAATCCTTGGCTTAAAAGTACGACGGCACAAGGTAAAACCATGGTGAAGCATTATTATTTACAGCGGTTAATGTCGAAAGCGTTTTGGAAAAAGCTCATGACAGGCGGTGTGAATATCAAAGGCGGCATCAGTGAAGCGTCTTCCCATGTATCTCAAAGCATGAAAACCGAACAGGCAGCACAAGGCAGTTATCAAGATAGAATGCTAAAAGGCGCGAAAGCGTTTAAAGGCAATACTTGCTTAATTTTAAGCGGTAATGACTTAACCGCGAAAGAGTTTGAACAAAATGCGTCTATGAATAAAGAGTGGCAGCAGTATTTGGCGGCATCTTGCCAAATATTTCGTATTGCTGACGCTGATCATACTTTTTCAACACGACAATATAAAAGTGAAGTGGAACAAATAACATTAGACTTTATTAAGCAATTAGCTTAA
- a CDS encoding right-handed parallel beta-helix repeat-containing protein, with product MKKHYIVWMCLFSLVYVHASFAQQLQSGAIYLNDTPQASLQDALSNARDGDRIKLGNGIFRDGGILNANFVTITGGSNTHIRNFSAKGKGALVIKGNDTTIENIECSGVTVPDKNGACIRLAGRNLKLNNVYFHDSEQGLLTGSKPGSIYIENSRFERLGKAGRAHGVYVGGGELYINNSHFLSGKDEGHEIKSRARKTMIYNSTIASLTGKDSRLLDISNGGILEVNKCVLEQGDNTSNWNLIGFGMEGLKYKENSIKLSNNLILLDRERGNKLIATKGKAPKIMVNNNVIIGKLADDNYNESNIRYQSRDEAGVQAFPSLLTDNKNN from the coding sequence GTGAAGAAGCACTATATAGTATGGATGTGTTTATTTAGTTTGGTATATGTTCACGCTTCTTTTGCGCAGCAGCTCCAATCAGGGGCTATTTATTTAAATGATACACCTCAAGCCAGCTTACAAGACGCCTTAAGTAATGCGCGTGACGGTGATAGGATTAAACTGGGCAACGGGATCTTTCGTGACGGTGGCATATTAAATGCTAACTTCGTTACCATCACAGGCGGTTCTAACACTCATATCCGCAACTTTTCCGCCAAAGGGAAAGGGGCGCTAGTGATTAAAGGTAACGACACAACCATAGAAAATATTGAATGTTCAGGTGTTACCGTACCAGACAAAAACGGTGCTTGCATTCGCTTAGCGGGTCGCAACCTTAAGCTTAATAATGTGTACTTTCATGACAGTGAGCAAGGATTATTAACAGGTTCGAAACCGGGCAGTATTTATATTGAAAACAGTCGCTTTGAACGCTTAGGTAAAGCAGGCCGTGCGCATGGCGTTTATGTAGGTGGTGGAGAACTGTATATCAATAACAGTCACTTTCTTTCAGGTAAAGATGAAGGGCATGAAATTAAGTCTCGTGCTCGAAAAACCATGATCTATAACTCAACCATTGCCTCATTAACAGGTAAAGATAGCCGTTTGTTAGATATTTCTAACGGTGGCATTTTAGAAGTGAACAAGTGCGTGCTGGAGCAGGGTGATAATACCAGCAACTGGAATCTAATTGGGTTTGGTATGGAAGGGCTTAAATATAAAGAAAACTCAATTAAATTAAGCAATAACCTTATTCTACTTGACCGTGAACGTGGTAATAAACTCATTGCGACAAAAGGGAAAGCACCAAAAATAATGGTAAATAATAATGTCATTATTGGAAAATTAGCTGACGATAATTATAACGAATCCAATATTCGCTATCAGTCTCGTGATGAAGCTGGTGTTCAAGCATTTCCTAGTTTACTAACTGACAATAAAAATAATTAA
- a CDS encoding rhodanese-like domain-containing protein yields the protein MEQFIEFIGNHYILSIIWVVLFFSVLFSWIKGKFSQISAVSTQQLTLLVNKEDGVVVDIRSADEFKKGHIAGAKHVPLTKIQQNELAKLENHKSNPIIVVCNAGMSAAGAANTLFKTGFTNVHLLQGGMNAWINAGLPVAKKK from the coding sequence ATGGAACAATTTATCGAATTTATCGGTAATCATTATATTTTAAGTATTATTTGGGTCGTTCTGTTTTTTTCTGTGCTATTTAGCTGGATAAAAGGTAAATTTTCGCAGATCTCTGCGGTAAGTACACAGCAGTTGACATTGTTGGTTAACAAAGAAGATGGTGTTGTGGTAGACATTCGCTCTGCGGATGAATTCAAAAAAGGCCATATTGCAGGTGCAAAACACGTACCTCTAACTAAAATTCAGCAAAATGAATTAGCTAAGCTTGAAAACCACAAATCTAACCCCATCATTGTCGTATGCAACGCTGGAATGTCTGCAGCAGGCGCTGCAAATACATTATTTAAAACGGGCTTTACTAATGTGCATTTATTACAAGGCGGTATGAACGCTTGGATAAATGCAGGTTTGCCTGTAGCCAAAAAGAAGTAA
- a CDS encoding GNAT family N-acetyltransferase, whose protein sequence is MKTVSQLTETYKLYILYDLEAVKSAYENLELAQASVNLFGQYDWYQNFVTYVVGLEREQAVFLVLETAPNNVVAILPLKESKSRRTLSSLTNYYSALYDVVYNVKLHSRKEVLSTILILGEEYFKHFSYIQLELLEPEVAKDFSSAFLTSWLKGIKYVKTQNWFSLFNTKEDFSLSCSKKLRNTLRRKSTKLEREKEYSFEIVKNGTSVQKLLSEYQEIYLKSWKKLEPYPGFIPGLVNYGVPKDMIRLGVLYVEGKAVASQIWLVDNEHAFIYKLAYDSEYAKYSPGTLLTNEIANYVIEYDGVSKIDFLTGNDAYKQDWMNNQQPLYNLCYFNLRTWFGLCMFLREKGSQLKQFVST, encoded by the coding sequence ATGAAGACTGTTAGCCAATTAACGGAAACATATAAACTTTATATATTATATGATCTTGAGGCAGTGAAAAGTGCTTACGAGAATCTTGAGTTAGCTCAAGCGTCAGTTAATTTATTTGGACAATACGACTGGTATCAAAATTTCGTAACGTATGTTGTAGGATTAGAGCGTGAGCAAGCGGTATTTCTAGTGTTGGAAACCGCACCAAATAATGTGGTGGCCATTTTGCCTTTGAAAGAGTCGAAGAGCCGCCGCACACTCAGTTCGTTAACGAACTATTACTCAGCACTTTATGACGTTGTTTACAATGTAAAATTGCACTCAAGAAAAGAAGTGTTGTCTACTATTTTAATACTCGGCGAAGAATACTTTAAGCATTTTAGCTATATCCAATTAGAGTTATTGGAACCAGAAGTAGCCAAAGACTTCAGTTCAGCGTTTTTAACATCTTGGCTAAAAGGCATTAAGTACGTGAAAACGCAAAATTGGTTTTCGTTATTTAACACAAAAGAAGATTTTAGCTTATCTTGCTCAAAAAAATTAAGGAATACACTGCGTCGCAAATCGACAAAGCTTGAACGTGAGAAAGAGTATAGCTTTGAGATAGTTAAAAATGGTACAAGCGTACAAAAACTTTTATCCGAGTATCAAGAAATTTACTTAAAAAGCTGGAAAAAGTTAGAGCCATACCCCGGCTTTATTCCTGGCTTGGTGAATTACGGCGTTCCTAAAGATATGATAAGACTTGGGGTGCTATATGTTGAAGGTAAGGCGGTCGCGTCACAAATATGGTTAGTTGATAATGAGCATGCTTTTATTTATAAGCTAGCTTACGATAGTGAGTATGCTAAATATTCGCCGGGCACCCTATTAACTAATGAGATAGCTAACTATGTGATTGAATATGATGGTGTGTCAAAAATTGATTTTTTAACAGGGAATGATGCATACAAACAAGATTGGATGAATAATCAGCAACCTTTGTATAACTTGTGTTATTTTAATTTAAGAACGTGGTTTGGGCTGTGCATGTTTTTACGTGAAAAAGGTTCACAGCTAAAACAATTTGTATCTACATAA
- a CDS encoding carboxylate--amine ligase — translation MKNVKDKYDHPALVIGLCSHGLAICRALHKEGVPVYAIERDFKLPATHTNTATIIKVSQINDDSLIDELIAIRRKVPGSKNPIIFPTNDKMVGIIAKHWKRLSDYYLLSWSECTETVGRLQLKSELEGICQAQNIHFPQSYLISHEDELVNTDNQIQYPLIVKPDVPMSSFKVALVNDKAELRKLVQDHAQSLPFICQQWIEGDDTRLVFCSMFLIDGKAVSSFVGRKLASYPPTLGQGMIMAPTTDENLLALSNRFFEQTKYTGPASLEFKMDNDGEYWLIEPNMGRTEYSVECAIANGVNLCFVEYLYEINKSADLPVYHQNNTRVWLDTEKSALIYLKHVLKHSSFKVEDKRPCFPYMALHDIKPSIFSLYKTVKRTLR, via the coding sequence TTGAAAAACGTAAAAGATAAATACGATCACCCAGCACTTGTTATCGGTCTTTGCTCACACGGTCTTGCAATATGTAGAGCGCTGCATAAAGAAGGTGTGCCTGTTTATGCCATTGAACGTGACTTCAAATTACCTGCAACACATACAAACACGGCAACTATTATAAAAGTTAGTCAAATTAATGATGACAGTTTGATTGATGAGCTAATTGCAATTAGACGAAAAGTACCGGGCAGTAAGAATCCCATTATTTTTCCTACTAACGATAAGATGGTTGGGATCATCGCAAAGCATTGGAAGCGTTTATCTGACTACTATTTATTAAGTTGGTCTGAATGTACTGAAACCGTTGGCAGATTGCAGCTTAAAAGTGAGCTGGAGGGAATTTGCCAAGCGCAAAACATTCATTTTCCACAGTCCTATCTTATTTCGCATGAAGATGAGCTTGTTAATACTGATAATCAGATCCAATATCCGCTAATTGTTAAGCCTGACGTACCAATGTCATCTTTTAAAGTTGCGTTGGTTAATGATAAAGCTGAGTTGCGTAAGTTAGTGCAAGATCACGCACAGTCTTTGCCTTTTATTTGCCAACAATGGATAGAAGGGGATGATACACGTTTAGTATTTTGTTCCATGTTCTTAATTGATGGCAAAGCGGTAAGTAGTTTCGTTGGAAGAAAGCTAGCGTCTTATCCTCCTACTTTAGGGCAGGGCATGATTATGGCGCCAACCACCGATGAAAATTTGTTGGCATTAAGTAATCGTTTCTTTGAGCAAACAAAATACACTGGGCCTGCATCATTAGAGTTTAAAATGGACAATGATGGCGAGTACTGGCTAATTGAGCCTAATATGGGGCGCACAGAGTATAGTGTGGAATGCGCTATCGCTAATGGCGTAAATCTATGTTTTGTAGAATATTTATACGAAATTAATAAAAGTGCTGATTTGCCAGTTTATCATCAGAACAATACACGCGTATGGTTGGATACTGAAAAAAGTGCCTTAATTTATTTGAAGCATGTTTTAAAGCATTCTAGTTTTAAAGTAGAAGATAAACGCCCTTGTTTTCCTTATATGGCTCTGCATGACATTAAACCATCCATATTTAGTCTTTATAAAACCGTTAAGCGAACGCTTCGATGA
- a CDS encoding alpha/beta hydrolase family protein, translating to MLQGHFLPSIHGNLFVTQIGDISADQDTAILCLPSIVEELNLARAVVAKQAHYFAANQIPCFILDYFGTGDSAGEFEEATCDIWLDNIIETAQWLMAEHNVKKIILWGIRFGGLLMFAHQQKLHDILPITHQLVWKPITNGKQFAGQFIRIKQSNAMMNNTGEKINWRNQVLAGEHVEIAGYQLTANMLNSIEALKVDQTLTLGSPLAWLDLATEELGPAVARYQDSWQTQHATFNTLKTGPFWQVPEIFDEPELYSLSYQAVSGAV from the coding sequence ATGTTACAAGGCCATTTTCTTCCTTCAATTCATGGCAATTTATTCGTTACCCAAATAGGCGATATAAGTGCTGATCAAGACACTGCAATACTTTGCTTACCGTCAATTGTAGAAGAGCTTAATTTAGCGCGTGCAGTAGTAGCCAAACAGGCGCATTACTTCGCCGCTAATCAAATACCTTGTTTTATATTAGATTACTTTGGAACGGGGGATAGTGCAGGTGAGTTTGAAGAGGCAACGTGTGACATTTGGCTAGATAATATTATCGAAACCGCACAGTGGCTAATGGCAGAGCACAATGTTAAGAAGATTATATTATGGGGTATTCGTTTTGGCGGATTACTCATGTTTGCGCATCAGCAAAAGCTGCACGACATATTACCTATTACACACCAACTTGTATGGAAGCCTATTACAAACGGTAAGCAATTTGCTGGACAATTCATTCGTATTAAGCAGTCGAATGCGATGATGAATAATACTGGCGAAAAAATTAATTGGCGTAATCAGGTATTAGCGGGCGAGCATGTTGAAATTGCGGGCTATCAGCTTACAGCGAATATGCTCAATTCAATAGAAGCATTAAAAGTGGACCAAACCTTAACGTTAGGTAGCCCGTTAGCTTGGTTGGATTTAGCCACTGAAGAGTTGGGGCCAGCAGTGGCACGTTATCAAGACAGTTGGCAAACACAACACGCAACGTTTAATACTTTAAAAACGGGGCCTTTTTGGCAGGTGCCAGAAATATTTGATGAGCCTGAACTCTATTCTTTATCTTATCAAGCAGTAAGTGGGGCGGTATAA
- the gmhB gene encoding D-glycero-beta-D-manno-heptose 1,7-bisphosphate 7-phosphatase has translation MKQKALFLDRDGVINHEKEYVYKIADFQFIDGVFDVCAQYKAAGFKIIVVTNQSGIGRGYYSEADFQKLTVWMNQQFAQNFIDIDGVYFCPHHPTDALPPYQKICQCRKPKPGMLLQAIEEHDIDPQQSIMFGDKEADIEAAIAADIGHKVLVRSGHAVSDSAVKIADKVVDSLTFINEFTHC, from the coding sequence ATGAAGCAAAAAGCTTTATTTCTAGATCGCGATGGCGTCATTAATCACGAAAAAGAATATGTGTATAAAATTGCAGATTTTCAGTTTATTGATGGTGTATTTGATGTCTGTGCGCAATATAAAGCAGCGGGCTTTAAAATCATTGTGGTGACCAATCAATCAGGTATTGGTCGAGGTTATTACTCTGAGGCTGACTTTCAAAAGTTAACAGTTTGGATGAATCAACAGTTTGCGCAAAACTTTATTGATATTGATGGTGTCTATTTTTGCCCTCATCATCCCACTGATGCATTACCGCCATACCAGAAAATTTGCCAATGCCGTAAACCTAAGCCCGGCATGCTCCTCCAAGCTATTGAAGAGCATGATATTGATCCTCAACAATCAATCATGTTTGGCGACAAGGAAGCAGATATCGAAGCGGCAATTGCAGCAGATATAGGCCATAAAGTATTAGTGAGAAGTGGCCATGCAGTCAGTGATTCAGCGGTAAAAATTGCTGACAAAGTGGTAGATAGCCTGACGTTTATTAATGAATTTACTCACTGTTAA
- a CDS encoding glycosyltransferase family 9 protein has protein sequence MFESSPKSICILRLSAIGDVCHAVSTVQAIQRCYPEASITWIIGKVEAALLAGLPGVEFVIFDKKQGKQAYKQLMQDMKGRLFDVLLHMQVAFRANLAAHFIPARTKLGFDKARSKELHSVFINQRIKAQTAPHVLDGFRAFASAIGVPESAPSWQMPLSDDDISFAQQVIPNHKPTLIISPAASKAERNWLPERYAAVAEYASSKGFDVLLCGGPAKLDRALGDDILRHAQCNITDYIGKTSLKQMLALLGRASLVLAPDTGPAHMAVTQGTPVIGLYAHSNPDRTGPYHYRDYVCEVYFKNLQTLTGKTAEQHKPGKRIKGAELMAQIDVEQVIQTFDRAVNELQLGANESLD, from the coding sequence TTGTTTGAATCATCACCTAAATCTATTTGTATTTTAAGACTTTCTGCTATTGGTGATGTGTGTCACGCGGTGTCTACTGTGCAAGCAATTCAACGGTGTTATCCCGAAGCCAGTATTACATGGATAATCGGTAAAGTTGAAGCTGCGTTGTTAGCTGGTTTGCCGGGTGTAGAATTTGTTATTTTTGATAAAAAGCAAGGTAAACAAGCATATAAACAATTAATGCAAGACATGAAGGGAAGGCTGTTTGACGTATTATTGCATATGCAAGTGGCTTTTCGTGCGAATTTAGCGGCTCATTTTATTCCAGCCCGTACAAAGCTAGGGTTTGACAAAGCTCGTTCAAAAGAATTGCACAGTGTGTTCATTAATCAACGAATAAAAGCTCAAACTGCGCCCCATGTACTGGATGGCTTCCGTGCTTTTGCCAGTGCGATAGGTGTGCCTGAATCAGCTCCCAGTTGGCAAATGCCGTTAAGTGATGATGATATAAGCTTTGCTCAGCAAGTTATTCCTAACCATAAACCAACCTTAATAATTTCACCTGCGGCCAGCAAGGCTGAGCGCAACTGGCTGCCAGAGCGCTATGCTGCGGTTGCTGAGTACGCTAGTAGCAAAGGGTTTGACGTTCTATTGTGTGGCGGCCCAGCAAAATTAGACCGCGCACTTGGTGATGACATTTTACGCCATGCACAATGCAACATAACCGATTACATAGGTAAAACCTCGCTGAAGCAAATGTTGGCATTGCTTGGCAGAGCATCACTGGTGCTTGCACCTGACACAGGCCCAGCGCACATGGCGGTTACGCAAGGTACGCCAGTGATTGGCTTGTACGCTCATAGTAACCCCGACAGAACCGGGCCTTATCATTATCGTGATTATGTATGTGAGGTGTATTTTAAAAATTTGCAAACACTAACAGGAAAAACCGCAGAGCAGCACAAGCCGGGTAAGCGAATCAAAGGGGCTGAATTGATGGCACAGATTGACGTAGAGCAGGTTATTCAAACATTTGATCGGGCGGTTAATGAGCTACAACTAGGTGCGAATGAATCTCTGGACTAA
- the grxC gene encoding glutaredoxin 3: MADVTIYTKVYCPYCVRAKALLDQKGVTYTEFKIDEQPELRTEMIEKANGGYTVPQIFINDQHIGGCDDMLALENQNKLDPLLVA, translated from the coding sequence ATGGCTGACGTAACTATTTATACAAAAGTATATTGTCCTTATTGTGTTCGTGCAAAAGCATTGCTTGATCAGAAGGGAGTGACTTATACCGAGTTTAAAATCGACGAGCAGCCTGAGCTTCGCACCGAAATGATTGAAAAGGCTAATGGTGGGTATACCGTGCCGCAGATTTTCATTAATGACCAACATATTGGTGGTTGTGATGATATGCTCGCATTAGAAAATCAAAATAAATTAGACCCATTATTGGTCGCATAA
- a CDS encoding sulfotransferase family protein has translation MAIDNSKQYAFIIGAAKTGTTSISDILAQHPDICLSFPKESDYFARHYHKGEDWYDSLFQGKVHKLRLDASTSYSAGFEGSSEAIAKRIKAACPNAKMVYVVRDPLERTWSSYWHAKRAGFESDSFMNAINRADNSHIAGSLYHQRMQEYLAHFPKENLLVVAFSDFKRNPKQVIDSIINHLNMSPYSFSEEAYAQKSNASFKWKGPFSVVNLLPAKTLKSMTLQIKKILPTSVVNKMKGAVSEPIPKMTENEANATKTKLAADVELFYQSFNVDVRTSQWWHSPDNDL, from the coding sequence ATGGCTATAGATAATTCGAAACAATACGCATTTATAATTGGTGCAGCCAAAACAGGCACCACATCAATTTCAGATATTTTAGCGCAGCATCCTGATATATGTTTATCTTTTCCAAAAGAAAGTGATTACTTTGCAAGGCATTATCACAAAGGTGAAGATTGGTATGATAGTCTGTTTCAAGGTAAGGTGCATAAGCTACGGTTGGATGCCTCAACGAGCTACAGTGCTGGTTTTGAAGGCAGCAGTGAAGCAATTGCAAAGCGCATTAAAGCGGCATGCCCTAACGCTAAGATGGTATATGTAGTAAGGGATCCACTTGAAAGAACGTGGTCGTCGTATTGGCATGCTAAACGCGCCGGATTTGAGTCTGATAGTTTTATGAATGCGATAAATCGTGCTGATAATTCACACATTGCAGGTAGCTTATATCATCAGCGAATGCAGGAGTACTTAGCTCATTTTCCAAAAGAAAACTTGTTGGTAGTAGCATTCAGTGACTTTAAACGTAACCCAAAGCAAGTCATTGATAGTATTATCAATCACCTGAATATGTCGCCATATTCATTCTCTGAGGAAGCTTACGCACAAAAATCGAATGCCTCGTTTAAATGGAAAGGGCCTTTTAGTGTGGTCAATTTATTACCTGCAAAAACACTGAAGAGCATGACGCTGCAGATTAAGAAGATTTTGCCAACAAGTGTGGTAAATAAGATGAAAGGTGCAGTGAGCGAACCTATACCCAAAATGACAGAAAATGAAGCTAATGCCACAAAAACAAAGCTAGCTGCAGATGTAGAATTGTTTTACCAATCTTTTAATGTTGACGTGCGTACCAGTCAGTGGTGGCACAGCCCTGATAACGATTTGTAG
- a CDS encoding polysaccharide deacetylase family protein, giving the protein MQLFHSLLKHGSALFAKGKLSILIYHQVLEQPDNMRPTEPDAAVFRWQMSLVKRYFTPLSLTDAIQHLKNNTLPSNAICVTFDDGYENNLTVAQPILNELGIPATVYVATGFSQGENMFNDRIIDLIGDLANSQIDLTSIRQGVVALDSWQARRATATSVINAVKYLPIEQRKQLINQLYQDNGKTEYPARMMSAEQVAELSALGVEIGAHTVEHPILKSLSIEQQQWQIEHSQHELEAWIKKPVNHFAYPNGKFGADYSLDTVKCVKSCNFHSAVTTHRGISQSGSDLFQLNRFTPWDKSPLKFHLRLVRNQLGLL; this is encoded by the coding sequence ATGCAGCTATTTCACTCGCTTCTTAAGCATGGCTCAGCGTTATTTGCAAAAGGCAAATTAAGTATTCTGATATACCACCAGGTACTCGAACAGCCTGACAATATGAGGCCAACCGAGCCTGATGCAGCGGTTTTTCGTTGGCAAATGTCGCTAGTAAAACGCTACTTCACGCCTTTATCGTTAACTGACGCGATTCAACATCTTAAAAATAACACGCTACCGAGCAATGCAATTTGCGTGACATTTGATGATGGCTATGAAAATAACCTTACTGTTGCCCAACCTATCTTAAATGAACTTGGCATACCTGCTACCGTATATGTAGCAACGGGTTTCAGCCAAGGTGAAAACATGTTTAATGATCGCATTATTGATTTAATTGGCGATCTAGCGAATAGTCAAATTGACTTAACATCAATTCGCCAAGGTGTGGTGGCGTTAGACTCATGGCAAGCCAGACGCGCTACAGCAACCTCTGTGATTAATGCGGTGAAATACTTGCCGATTGAGCAACGTAAGCAACTTATTAATCAGCTTTACCAAGATAATGGTAAAACGGAGTACCCAGCAAGAATGATGAGTGCGGAACAAGTGGCTGAACTGAGCGCACTTGGGGTTGAAATAGGCGCACATACTGTGGAGCATCCTATTTTAAAGTCGCTTAGTATTGAGCAGCAGCAGTGGCAAATTGAACATAGCCAGCATGAATTAGAAGCATGGATAAAAAAGCCCGTTAACCATTTTGCTTATCCTAATGGAAAATTTGGCGCTGATTATTCGTTAGACACTGTTAAATGTGTTAAGTCCTGCAATTTCCACTCTGCGGTTACTACTCATCGTGGTATATCCCAATCTGGAAGCGATTTGTTTCAGTTAAATCGTTTCACTCCTTGGGATAAGTCGCCATTAAAGTTTCATCTTAGGTTGGTGAGAAACCAACTTGGTTTGCTGTAA
- a CDS encoding tetratricopeptide repeat protein, translated as MMRFLLLLSVMLVATFNAQALNFTPTEKEWNTWEPMCQARYVVSMSGKKSLFKDKVSQLEVSRWKGKLGQGAWYGLHHFCAGLIKEKRGDLEGALNEYHFTYYRMPENHTLYARIGALTGNLLYKMGKKEEAIKILDRTISMHPNYDGGYIVKAIIARKEQKLEEAARILDMGNKNTNQTSAELNYHLGLAYLGTGEIAKAKEHANKASELGYPLTGLSNAIKKMEEH; from the coding sequence ATGATGAGATTTTTATTATTGTTGAGTGTCATGTTGGTGGCCACATTTAATGCGCAAGCGTTGAACTTTACGCCAACAGAAAAAGAGTGGAATACATGGGAACCTATGTGTCAGGCAAGATATGTGGTTTCAATGTCGGGTAAAAAAAGCTTATTCAAAGATAAAGTATCGCAACTTGAAGTAAGTAGATGGAAAGGCAAGTTGGGTCAAGGTGCATGGTATGGTCTTCACCACTTTTGTGCAGGACTAATCAAAGAGAAACGAGGTGATTTAGAAGGTGCCTTAAATGAATATCACTTTACTTATTATCGCATGCCAGAGAATCATACTTTGTACGCAAGAATAGGCGCATTAACGGGGAATTTGCTGTATAAAATGGGCAAAAAAGAGGAAGCAATTAAGATATTAGATCGCACAATCTCAATGCACCCTAATTACGATGGTGGTTATATTGTTAAAGCCATTATCGCCAGAAAAGAGCAAAAGCTTGAAGAGGCAGCAAGAATTTTAGATATGGGCAATAAAAACACCAATCAAACTTCTGCCGAGCTTAACTATCACCTTGGGTTGGCATATTTAGGCACAGGTGAAATAGCTAAAGCGAAAGAACATGCGAACAAAGCCAGTGAATTAGGCTATCCCTTAACAGGCTTGAGCAATGCAATTAAAAAAATGGAAGAGCATTAA
- a CDS encoding 3-deoxy-D-manno-octulosonic acid kinase has translation MTHEKIEADSDVIVYNPLFSYLPDAKWFTSCFWQKKGAISGKSKGRAITWFFRFKEHEFVLRHYYRGGLIGKFNKDLYIGMDEERSRAVKEFAMLKEMSNIGLPVPKPLAARIEKKWFCIYRADLIIERIANAKDLFQYLSKYPLNKSMWLKIGRTIADFHNNGVYHDDLNIHNIMLDKEHKCWLIDFDKGEIKKPSHSWQQENLKRLLRSFEKEKRQNVDLRWHLKDWDFLLQGYNEVINTPKKQAAH, from the coding sequence GTGACACACGAAAAAATAGAAGCGGACTCTGATGTAATTGTGTACAACCCTTTGTTTTCTTACCTACCCGATGCTAAATGGTTTACATCGTGTTTTTGGCAAAAGAAAGGGGCCATTTCAGGCAAGTCAAAAGGCCGTGCCATTACTTGGTTTTTCCGCTTTAAAGAGCACGAATTTGTATTACGTCACTACTACCGTGGTGGCTTAATAGGAAAATTCAATAAAGACTTGTACATAGGCATGGATGAAGAACGCAGCCGTGCAGTTAAAGAATTTGCGATGCTGAAAGAGATGAGTAACATAGGCTTACCAGTACCTAAGCCACTTGCTGCTCGTATCGAAAAGAAGTGGTTTTGCATTTATCGCGCCGATCTCATTATTGAGCGTATTGCTAATGCGAAAGATCTTTTTCAGTATTTATCCAAATATCCACTCAACAAAAGCATGTGGCTTAAAATCGGACGAACGATCGCCGACTTCCATAATAATGGTGTTTATCATGATGACTTGAACATTCACAACATCATGTTAGATAAAGAGCATAAATGCTGGTTAATTGATTTTGATAAAGGTGAAATCAAAAAACCGAGCCACTCTTGGCAACAAGAAAACTTAAAACGTTTACTACGCTCTTTTGAAAAAGAAAAACGCCAAAACGTGGATTTACGCTGGCATCTAAAAGATTGGGACTTTTTGCTGCAAGGCTATAATGAAGTAATTAATACACCGAAGAAGCAAGCGGCCCACTAG